From Streptomyces sp. TLI_235, a single genomic window includes:
- a CDS encoding LPXTG-site transpeptidase (sortase) family protein, whose translation MSPLPVGRRIGAVVGAAGELMITFGAVIALFAVYSVWWTDLVADRQAGQQAARLRGSWSAPPPDLGRVRAAGAVGFLHVPALGRGNDVLIRVGTGPDVLDTGVAGLYEAPYRSAMPWDPAGNVTLAAHRDGHGARFHDLDRLGPGDPVVVETDDHWYVYRVDGVLPETSPDNVGVIAPVPEGSPYTRPGRYLTLTTCTPVYTSLHRLVVWGSLQRVEPVDARRTPPPELA comes from the coding sequence GTGAGTCCACTGCCCGTCGGACGCCGGATCGGGGCCGTGGTCGGCGCCGCAGGCGAGTTGATGATCACATTCGGGGCGGTGATCGCCCTCTTCGCGGTCTACTCGGTGTGGTGGACCGACCTGGTGGCGGACCGCCAGGCCGGGCAGCAGGCCGCCCGGCTGCGCGGCAGCTGGAGCGCCCCGCCGCCCGACCTCGGGCGGGTCCGGGCGGCCGGCGCCGTCGGCTTCCTGCATGTCCCCGCGCTGGGCCGTGGCAACGACGTGCTGATCCGGGTCGGTACCGGCCCCGACGTCCTCGACACCGGCGTCGCCGGCCTCTACGAGGCGCCGTACCGCTCCGCGATGCCCTGGGACCCGGCCGGCAACGTCACGCTGGCCGCCCACCGGGACGGCCACGGCGCCCGCTTCCACGACCTGGACCGGCTCGGCCCCGGTGACCCGGTGGTCGTCGAGACCGACGACCACTGGTACGTCTACCGGGTCGACGGCGTCCTGCCCGAGACCTCCCCGGACAACGTGGGCGTCATCGCCCCCGTCCCCGAGGGCTCGCCGTACACCCGGCCCGGCCGCTACCTCACCCTGACCACCTGCACACCGGTGTACACCTCACTGCACCGGCTGGTGGTGTGGGGGAGCCTGCAGCGGGTCGAGCCGGTGGACGCGCGCCGCACCCCGCCGCCCGAACTCGCCTGA
- a CDS encoding serine/threonine protein kinase, with amino-acid sequence MEEPRRLGGRYELGGVLGRGGMAEVYLAHDTRLGRTVAVKTLRADMARDPSFQARFRREAQSAASLNHPAIVAVYDTGEDYIDGISIPYIVMEYVEGSTLRELLHSGRRLLPERALEMTIGILQALEYSHRAGIVHRDIKPANVMLTRQGNVKVMDFGIARAMGDAGMTMTQTSAVIGTAQYLSPEQAKGETVDARSDLYSTGCLLYELLTVRPPFVGDSPVAVAYQHVREEAQPPSAFDPEVRPEVDAIVLKALAKERDYRYQSADEMRDDIERFLDGLPVAAAQQAAAYGMGGAGYGYDQSGAPQYDPYGQTNLLPQQGAAGPTTMMPPVGSQQSGYGYPPQAHEDGYGAGGGQGGGYEDEDGYGRSSRRQSQQKKNNTSWIVLAVAAVLVLVGAFFVVQAMLNSGGGGGKTTAPNLVGLSLADAQTKAKAQNDKLQVQQSTPIACPDAKIQKDQVCTQEPAANSSIDVNTPIKVHLSSGPVETEIPDVSGQSVDAATTTLQGKGFTVKTEIKNDDSVAQDKVISYSPTGKAAAGTQITLTISGGAGKVAVPSVVTLTKDAASQAITDAGLTVKVATQSVTDPAQVDVVLDQNPKSGQLKKGAQVTITVGKLADKPSVPILQGKTYKQAFAMLTQKGLVPQVVFGPQDDNAIVLTSDPPSGTPVDAGTVIRLTTRAGDGPPTNN; translated from the coding sequence ATGGAAGAGCCTCGTCGCCTCGGCGGCAGGTACGAGCTCGGCGGCGTCCTCGGGCGCGGCGGCATGGCCGAGGTCTACCTGGCCCATGACACCCGGCTCGGCCGCACGGTCGCCGTGAAGACGCTCCGCGCGGACATGGCCCGCGACCCCTCGTTCCAGGCCCGGTTCCGCCGCGAGGCGCAGTCCGCCGCATCACTGAACCACCCGGCGATCGTCGCGGTGTACGACACCGGCGAGGACTACATCGACGGGATCTCCATCCCGTACATCGTGATGGAGTACGTCGAGGGCTCGACCCTGCGCGAGCTGCTGCACTCCGGCCGCCGGCTGCTGCCGGAGCGCGCGCTGGAGATGACCATCGGCATCCTGCAGGCGCTGGAGTACTCGCACCGGGCGGGCATCGTCCACCGCGACATCAAGCCCGCCAACGTGATGCTGACCCGCCAGGGCAACGTCAAGGTGATGGACTTCGGCATCGCCCGGGCGATGGGCGACGCCGGTATGACGATGACGCAGACCTCGGCCGTCATCGGCACCGCCCAGTACCTCTCCCCCGAGCAGGCCAAGGGCGAGACCGTCGACGCCCGTTCCGACCTGTACTCCACCGGCTGCCTGCTGTACGAGCTGCTGACCGTGCGTCCGCCGTTCGTCGGCGACTCGCCGGTGGCGGTGGCGTACCAGCACGTGCGGGAGGAGGCGCAGCCGCCGTCCGCCTTCGACCCGGAGGTCCGCCCCGAGGTCGACGCGATCGTGCTGAAGGCGCTGGCCAAGGAGCGCGACTACCGCTACCAGAGCGCCGACGAGATGCGCGACGACATCGAGCGCTTCCTCGACGGCCTGCCGGTGGCCGCGGCCCAGCAGGCCGCCGCGTACGGCATGGGCGGCGCCGGCTACGGCTACGACCAGAGCGGTGCGCCGCAGTACGACCCGTACGGGCAGACCAACCTGCTGCCGCAGCAGGGCGCGGCCGGCCCGACCACGATGATGCCGCCGGTCGGTTCGCAGCAGTCCGGCTACGGCTACCCGCCCCAGGCGCACGAGGACGGCTACGGCGCCGGCGGCGGCCAGGGCGGCGGTTACGAGGACGAGGACGGCTACGGCCGCAGCAGCCGCCGGCAGAGCCAGCAGAAGAAGAACAACACCTCCTGGATCGTGCTGGCCGTCGCGGCGGTGCTGGTGCTGGTCGGTGCGTTCTTCGTCGTCCAGGCGATGCTGAACAGCGGTGGCGGCGGCGGCAAGACGACCGCGCCGAACCTGGTCGGCCTGAGCCTCGCCGACGCGCAGACCAAGGCGAAGGCGCAGAACGACAAGCTGCAGGTGCAGCAGAGCACCCCGATCGCCTGCCCCGACGCGAAGATCCAGAAGGATCAGGTCTGCACCCAGGAGCCGGCCGCCAACTCGTCGATCGACGTGAACACCCCGATCAAGGTGCACCTGTCGTCCGGCCCGGTGGAGACCGAGATCCCGGACGTGTCCGGCCAGTCGGTGGACGCAGCGACGACGACGCTGCAGGGCAAGGGCTTCACGGTCAAGACGGAGATCAAGAACGACGACTCCGTCGCCCAGGACAAGGTCATCTCGTACAGCCCGACCGGCAAGGCCGCGGCGGGCACGCAGATCACCCTGACCATCTCCGGCGGCGCGGGCAAGGTCGCGGTGCCGAGCGTGGTGACCCTGACGAAGGACGCCGCTTCCCAGGCGATCACGGACGCCGGTCTGACCGTCAAGGTCGCCACCCAGTCGGTGACCGACCCGGCCCAGGTGGACGTGGTGCTGGACCAGAACCCGAAGAGCGGCCAGCTGAAGAAGGGCGCTCAGGTCACCATCACGGTCGGCAAGCTGGCGGACAAGCCCTCGGTGCCGATCCTCCAGGGCAAGACCTACAAGCAGGCCTTCGCGATGCTGACCCAGAAGGGCCTCGTCCCGCAGGTCGTCTTCGGCCCGCAGGACGACAACGCGATCGTGCTGACCAGCGACCCGCCGTCCGGCACCCCGGTCGACGCGGGCACGGTCATCCGCCTGACCACGCGGGCCGGCGACGGCCCTCCCACGAACAACTGA
- a CDS encoding sortase A, which yields MTAVRPEGGAQPGRGADDWGVYEAAAPPPVPQGGQDAWPLDDRTMQLRTVPEAVVPAAPGPPATGAPEGRAERRRAGSLGGGLGAPGTGRRRAQGRSAAAMARPPEKKRVVVARAIGELFITLGLVMLLFVSYQLWWTNVQADASADAAGNRLEQQWNSAPQPTGPAKPGSAPAGQFEPGKGFALLYIPKLGLKYPIAEGTQKQQVLDKGLVGHYTGTAMPGDKAGNFALAAHRTTHGQPFRKIGQLASGDKIVVETATAFYTYEVAGGIPETPPTNVTVIQPVPKGSPFAQPGRYITLTTCTPEFSARGRLIVFGKMLEERPRSQGKPAALTG from the coding sequence GTGACCGCCGTACGCCCGGAGGGGGGCGCGCAGCCGGGCCGGGGGGCGGACGACTGGGGTGTGTACGAGGCCGCCGCCCCGCCGCCGGTGCCGCAGGGCGGGCAGGACGCCTGGCCCCTCGACGACCGCACGATGCAGCTGCGGACGGTCCCGGAGGCCGTCGTGCCCGCCGCACCCGGGCCGCCCGCCACGGGCGCCCCGGAGGGCCGTGCCGAGCGCCGCCGGGCCGGTTCCCTGGGTGGTGGCCTGGGCGCCCCCGGCACCGGGCGCCGCCGGGCACAGGGCCGCTCCGCAGCGGCCATGGCGCGGCCCCCGGAGAAGAAGCGGGTGGTCGTCGCCCGTGCGATCGGCGAGCTCTTCATCACCCTGGGCCTGGTGATGCTGCTCTTCGTCTCCTACCAGCTGTGGTGGACGAACGTGCAGGCCGACGCCTCGGCGGACGCCGCCGGCAACCGGCTGGAACAGCAGTGGAACAGCGCACCGCAGCCCACCGGCCCGGCCAAGCCCGGCTCGGCGCCGGCCGGGCAGTTCGAGCCCGGCAAGGGCTTCGCGCTGCTGTACATCCCCAAGCTGGGCCTCAAGTACCCGATCGCCGAGGGCACCCAGAAGCAGCAGGTGCTCGACAAGGGCCTGGTCGGCCACTACACCGGCACGGCGATGCCGGGCGACAAGGCCGGCAACTTCGCGCTCGCCGCGCACCGGACGACGCACGGTCAGCCCTTCCGTAAGATCGGCCAGTTGGCGTCCGGCGACAAGATCGTCGTGGAGACCGCCACCGCCTTCTACACCTACGAGGTGGCGGGCGGCATCCCGGAGACCCCGCCGACCAACGTGACGGTCATTCAGCCCGTCCCCAAGGGCTCCCCGTTCGCCCAACCGGGTCGTTACATCACGCTGACCACGTGTACACCCGAGTTCAGCGCCCGCGGACGCCTGATCGTGTTCGGGAAGATGCTCGAGGAACGGCCGAGGAGCCAGGGCAAGCCCGCCGCGCTCACCGGCTAG
- a CDS encoding cell division protein FtsW (lipid II flippase), translating into MSTFDLSNSETDRRGARRGNTTITPQNAPNRRNTELAMLGFAVVLPMFAYANVGLAMDGSLPAGMLAYGLGMGALALVAHLLMRRFAPYADPLLLPLATLLNGLGLVMIWRLDKAGKLLASNFPAAANQLMWSGLGIAFFIGVMVLLKDHRILQRYTYISMAVALVLLAAPAFFPTRDGDFGAKIWIHIGSFSIQPGEFAKIILTVFFAGYLMVKRDALALASRRFMGLYLPRGRDLGPIIMVWLLSILILVFETDLGSSFLFFGLFVVMLYVATERTSWILFGLVMSIGGAAVVASVESHVQTRINSWLDPMAAFADPPPVGTSEQIGQTLMAFGSGGVTGTGLGQGRSWLIQFAAKSDFILGSFGEELGLTGMMAIFLLYGLIVQRGLRTAIAARDPFGKLLAVGLSSAFALQVFVVAGGVTGLIPLTGMTMPFLAQGGSSVVANWGLIAILLKISDSARRPAAEPEPATAPASA; encoded by the coding sequence GTGAGCACCTTTGACCTGAGCAACAGTGAGACGGACCGCCGCGGCGCGCGGCGGGGCAATACGACGATCACACCGCAGAACGCGCCGAACCGCCGCAACACCGAGCTGGCCATGCTCGGCTTCGCGGTGGTGCTGCCGATGTTCGCCTACGCCAACGTGGGCCTCGCCATGGACGGCTCGCTGCCGGCCGGCATGCTCGCGTACGGCCTCGGCATGGGCGCCCTGGCGCTGGTCGCGCACCTGCTGATGCGCCGCTTCGCGCCGTACGCGGACCCGCTGCTGCTGCCGCTGGCCACCCTGCTCAACGGGCTGGGCCTGGTGATGATCTGGCGGCTTGACAAGGCCGGCAAGCTGCTGGCCAGCAACTTCCCCGCGGCCGCGAACCAGCTGATGTGGTCGGGACTGGGCATCGCGTTCTTCATCGGCGTCATGGTGCTGCTGAAGGACCACCGGATCCTGCAGCGGTACACCTACATCTCGATGGCGGTGGCCCTCGTGCTGCTCGCCGCGCCGGCGTTCTTCCCGACCCGGGACGGCGACTTCGGCGCCAAGATCTGGATCCACATCGGCAGCTTCTCCATCCAGCCCGGCGAGTTCGCCAAGATCATCCTCACGGTGTTCTTCGCCGGCTACCTGATGGTCAAGCGGGACGCGCTGGCGCTGGCCAGCCGCCGCTTCATGGGCCTGTACCTGCCGCGCGGCCGTGACCTCGGCCCGATCATCATGGTCTGGCTGCTGTCCATCCTGATCCTGGTCTTCGAGACCGACCTCGGCTCCTCGTTCCTCTTCTTCGGCCTGTTCGTGGTGATGCTGTACGTCGCCACCGAGCGCACCAGCTGGATCCTCTTCGGCCTGGTGATGTCGATCGGCGGCGCCGCGGTGGTCGCCTCCGTCGAGTCGCACGTGCAGACCCGCATCAACTCCTGGCTCGACCCGATGGCGGCCTTCGCGGACCCGCCGCCGGTCGGTACCAGCGAGCAGATCGGCCAGACCCTGATGGCCTTCGGCTCCGGCGGCGTCACCGGCACCGGCCTCGGCCAGGGCCGCTCGTGGCTGATCCAGTTCGCCGCGAAGAGCGACTTCATCCTCGGCTCGTTCGGCGAGGAGCTCGGCCTCACCGGCATGATGGCGATCTTCCTGCTGTACGGCCTGATCGTGCAGCGCGGTCTGCGGACGGCGATCGCCGCCCGCGACCCGTTCGGCAAGCTGCTCGCGGTCGGCCTGTCCTCGGCGTTCGCGCTGCAGGTGTTCGTGGTCGCCGGCGGTGTGACCGGCCTCATCCCGCTGACCGGTATGACGATGCCCTTCCTCGCCCAGGGCGGTTCCTCGGTGGTGGCGAACTGGGGCCTGATCGCCATCCTGCTCAAGATCAGCGACAGCGCGCGCCGCCCGGCCGCCGAACCGGAGCCGGCCACCGCCCCGGCCTCGGCCTGA
- a CDS encoding aminodeoxychorismate synthase glutamine amidotransferase subunit: MSSAGSPRILVVDNYDSFVFNLVQYLYQLGATCEVVRNDEVTVEHAVRRAGDEGFDGVLLSPGPGTPEEAGVCVEMVHHCASIGLPLFGVCLGLQSIAVAHGAVVGRAPELLHGKTSLVEHEDGGVFEGLPSPLTATRYHSLAVEPDTVPDDLVVTALTESGVIMGLRHRELPVEGVQFHPESVLTEGGHRMLANWLAECGFPEAVERSRGLAPVIGRS, translated from the coding sequence ATGAGCTCCGCCGGCTCGCCCCGGATCCTCGTGGTCGACAACTACGACAGCTTCGTCTTCAACCTCGTCCAGTACCTCTACCAGCTGGGTGCCACCTGCGAGGTGGTGCGCAACGACGAGGTGACCGTGGAGCACGCCGTGCGCCGCGCCGGGGACGAGGGCTTCGACGGTGTGCTGCTCTCCCCCGGCCCCGGCACCCCGGAGGAGGCCGGCGTCTGCGTCGAGATGGTGCACCACTGCGCCTCGATCGGCCTGCCGCTCTTCGGTGTCTGCCTCGGCCTGCAGTCGATCGCCGTCGCCCACGGCGCCGTGGTCGGCCGGGCCCCCGAGCTGCTGCACGGCAAGACCTCGCTGGTGGAGCACGAGGACGGCGGCGTCTTCGAGGGCCTGCCCTCGCCGCTGACCGCCACCCGCTACCACTCGCTGGCGGTCGAGCCCGACACCGTGCCGGACGACCTGGTGGTGACCGCGCTGACCGAGAGCGGCGTCATCATGGGCCTGCGCCACCGCGAGCTGCCGGTCGAGGGCGTGCAGTTCCACCCCGAGTCGGTGCTCACCGAGGGTGGCCACCGGATGCTGGCCAACTGGCTCGCCGAGTGCGGATTCCCGGAGGCCGTCGAGCGCTCCCGGGGGCTCGCCCCGGTGATCGGCCGGAGCTGA
- a CDS encoding peptidyl-prolyl cis-trans isomerase A (cyclophilin A), with protein sequence MARLTATLKTDQGDIVIELFPNHAPKTVANFVELAEGTREWADPETGTKEAKPLYDGTVFHRVISGFMIQGGDPLGNGTGGPGYKFADEFHPDLAFTKPFLLAMANAGPGTNGSQFFITVAPTTWLTRKHTIFGEVADPASQDVVSKIAGLETDRNDRPLQPVVIESVEITRG encoded by the coding sequence GTGGCCCGACTCACCGCGACCCTGAAGACCGACCAGGGCGACATCGTGATCGAGCTCTTCCCGAACCACGCTCCGAAGACCGTGGCGAACTTCGTCGAGCTGGCCGAGGGCACCCGCGAGTGGGCGGACCCGGAGACCGGGACGAAGGAGGCGAAGCCCCTCTACGACGGCACCGTCTTCCACCGGGTGATCAGCGGGTTCATGATCCAGGGCGGCGACCCGCTCGGCAACGGCACCGGCGGCCCCGGCTACAAGTTCGCCGACGAGTTCCACCCGGACCTCGCGTTCACCAAGCCGTTCCTGCTCGCGATGGCCAACGCCGGCCCGGGCACCAACGGCTCGCAGTTCTTCATCACGGTCGCTCCGACCACCTGGCTGACCCGCAAGCACACCATCTTCGGCGAGGTCGCCGACCCGGCCAGCCAGGACGTGGTGTCGAAGATCGCCGGGCTGGAGACCGACCGGAACGACCGCCCGCTGCAGCCCGTGGTGATCGAGTCGGTGGAGATCACCCGGGGCTGA
- a CDS encoding membrane associated rhomboid family serine protease gives MLPDEPARPQSEGTAELPGCYRHPERETGVGCSRCGRPICPDCMVSASVGFHCPECVRGEAAEHRPARTRFGGLPTADGALVTKVLIGLNLLVFLVTEYLSPKWGVRLAMLSGTSFGGVPVRYGVAQGPEEWYRLVTAVFVHSGPFHILMNMISLWVLGPQLERVLGRGRYLALYLLSGLAGNAFAYLVTGGNVFSVGASGAIFGLLGATAVLFRVTRTPLGPVIALLVFNLVITFSVSAIDWRAHVGGLVAGAVTGAGLMYAPRGRRNLVHGLTLAGVLAVVVLMVVVESALLGA, from the coding sequence ATGCTTCCGGACGAGCCGGCACGTCCGCAGTCGGAGGGCACGGCCGAGCTGCCGGGCTGCTACCGGCACCCCGAGCGCGAGACGGGGGTGGGCTGCTCCCGCTGCGGCCGGCCGATCTGCCCGGACTGCATGGTGAGCGCGTCGGTGGGGTTCCACTGCCCGGAGTGCGTGCGCGGCGAGGCCGCCGAGCACCGTCCGGCCAGGACCCGCTTCGGCGGCCTGCCGACCGCGGACGGCGCGCTGGTCACCAAGGTGCTGATCGGGCTCAACCTGCTGGTGTTCCTGGTGACGGAGTACCTGAGCCCGAAGTGGGGCGTCCGGCTGGCGATGCTCAGCGGGACGAGCTTCGGCGGGGTGCCGGTGCGCTACGGCGTCGCCCAGGGGCCCGAGGAGTGGTACCGGCTGGTCACCGCCGTCTTCGTGCACTCCGGGCCGTTCCACATCCTGATGAACATGATCTCGTTGTGGGTGCTGGGCCCGCAGCTGGAGCGGGTGCTCGGCCGGGGGCGCTATCTGGCGTTGTACCTGCTCTCGGGCCTGGCGGGGAACGCCTTCGCCTACCTGGTGACCGGGGGCAACGTCTTCTCGGTGGGCGCGTCCGGGGCGATCTTCGGTCTGCTCGGCGCCACCGCGGTGCTGTTCCGGGTGACGAGGACACCGCTCGGGCCGGTGATCGCGCTGCTGGTCTTCAACCTGGTGATCACCTTCTCGGTCTCGGCGATCGACTGGCGGGCGCACGTCGGCGGGCTCGTCGCGGGCGCGGTGACCGGCGCGGGGCTGATGTACGCACCCCGGGGGCGCCGGAACCTCGTCCACGGGCTGACGCTGGCCGGCGTGCTGGCCGTGGTGGTGCTGATGGTCGTGGTGGAGAGCGCCCTGCTCGGGGCCTGA
- a CDS encoding peptidoglycan glycosyltransferase, producing the protein MNKPIRRVSVFCLILVLALMVRTNWVQGVQAHAWATNKNNDRNKYDRYAYPRGNIIVGGQPVTNSDFVNGLRYKYKRSWIDGAMYAPVTGYSSQSFGTSQLESLEDGILAGTDSRLFFRNTLDMLTGDDKKGGDVVTTIDAKAQKAAFEGLGNKKGAAVAIDPRTGAILALVSTPSYDPSTFSGSSAADAKAWTDLNADPNKPMLNRALRETYPPGSTFKLVTAAAAFEDGKFQNPGDTTDTPEQYFLPGTKTELKNASKDEPCTNATLLDAMDVSCNTVFGKIGAELGGPKLRAQAEKFGFNNSKVEVPIRATTSVFPSNSAPDGTAMDAIGQHDTRATPLQMAMVAAAIANNGTLMEPYLVDQERSSTLAVVSKHSEKVMSQPVSATTAQKLQQLMESVVQNGTGTKAKIDGVTVGGKTGTAQHGQDNSGLPFAWFMSYAKGADGKQVAVAVVVENGSDDRSEISGGSIAAPIAKSIMQAVVQGK; encoded by the coding sequence GTGAACAAGCCCATCCGCCGGGTCTCGGTCTTCTGCCTGATCCTCGTCCTTGCCCTGATGGTGCGCACCAACTGGGTGCAGGGCGTCCAGGCGCACGCCTGGGCCACCAACAAGAACAACGACCGGAACAAGTACGACCGGTACGCCTACCCGCGCGGCAACATCATCGTGGGCGGCCAGCCGGTCACCAACTCGGACTTCGTCAACGGCCTGCGCTACAAGTACAAGCGCAGCTGGATCGACGGCGCGATGTACGCCCCGGTCACCGGGTACTCCTCGCAGTCCTTCGGCACCAGCCAGCTGGAGTCGCTGGAGGACGGCATCCTGGCCGGCACCGACTCCCGGCTGTTCTTCCGCAACACCCTCGACATGCTGACCGGTGACGACAAGAAGGGCGGCGACGTCGTCACCACGATCGACGCCAAGGCCCAGAAGGCCGCCTTCGAGGGCCTCGGCAACAAGAAGGGCGCGGCGGTCGCGATCGACCCGCGCACCGGCGCGATCCTGGCCCTGGTCTCCACCCCGTCGTACGACCCGAGCACCTTCTCCGGCAGCTCGGCGGCGGACGCCAAGGCGTGGACGGACCTCAACGCGGACCCGAACAAGCCGATGCTGAACCGGGCGTTGCGCGAGACGTACCCGCCGGGCTCGACCTTCAAGCTGGTCACCGCGGCCGCCGCGTTCGAGGACGGCAAGTTCCAGAACCCCGGGGACACGACCGACACTCCGGAGCAGTACTTCCTGCCGGGCACCAAGACCGAGCTGAAGAACGCCAGCAAGGACGAGCCCTGCACCAACGCCACGCTGCTGGACGCCATGGACGTGTCCTGCAACACCGTCTTCGGCAAGATCGGCGCCGAACTGGGCGGCCCGAAGCTGCGCGCGCAGGCGGAGAAGTTCGGCTTCAACAACTCCAAGGTGGAGGTCCCGATCCGGGCCACCACCAGCGTGTTCCCGTCCAACTCCGCGCCGGACGGCACCGCGATGGACGCCATCGGCCAGCACGACACCCGGGCCACCCCGCTGCAGATGGCGATGGTCGCCGCGGCGATCGCCAACAACGGCACGCTGATGGAGCCGTACCTGGTCGACCAGGAGCGCTCCAGCACCCTCGCGGTGGTCTCCAAGCACTCCGAGAAGGTCATGAGCCAGCCGGTCTCGGCGACGACCGCGCAGAAGCTGCAGCAGCTGATGGAATCGGTGGTGCAGAACGGCACCGGCACCAAGGCGAAGATCGACGGCGTCACGGTCGGCGGTAAGACCGGCACCGCCCAGCACGGCCAGGACAACAGCGGTCTGCCGTTCGCCTGGTTCATGTCCTACGCCAAGGGCGCGGACGGCAAGCAGGTCGCGGTGGCAGTCGTGGTCGAGAACGGCAGCGACGACCGGAGCGAGATCAGCGGTGGTTCGATCGCCGCGCCGATCGCCAAGAGCATCATGCAGGCGGTGGTCCAGGGCAAGTAG